The region AATCATATTACGCCGAGTCTTGGGCACTTTTCATCCGAAAAATAGTATAGATTCCCGGATCTTTCTGATAGCTTCCCGCATCTTTTTGCGATCCAGCTCACAAACAGGGCGCAAGCGGAATAAGTCGCTAAGCGCCCAATCGCATCCGCCCCATCGCTATTTCGGCACCGTGTGGAAGGGCGCGGGTTCTCTGGGCCAGCACGCGAGTCTGTAAGCCCGAGGATCAGGACGGCTAGTCGCTTGTCGGCACAATCCAGATGTTTCGAAAGTGGATGGGGTTTCCGTGGTTCTGAATCAGGATCGGCCCCTTATCCACCCACGGACCTTCGATCCCTGCCGTCGTGGACTTCTGGATCTCCACGTTGTTGTGGATCCGAATGCCGTTGTGCCAGACCGAGATGCGAGGCTTCTCAAGCAGCTTCCCAGCGCTGTCCAGCCGGGCCGATCGGAACACAATATCGTAGGTGTTCCACCACTCCGGCGGCACAATCGCGTCTTTGTCGGGGTCCTTCTGTCCGTAGATCGCCCCGATGCCGCCGTTCGCGTAGGTTTTGTTGTTCCAATTGTCCAAAATCTGAATCTCGTACCGGCCCTGGCTATAGACCCCGCTGTTCGCCCTGCCCTGGTCCTTGGCGTCGGCCATCAGAGGCAACCAGAACTCCAAATGCAGCCTAAAGTCCCCAAACTCCTGCTTCGTCATGATGTCCGGCTTTCCGGCTGTGACGATCATCTCGCCGTTCTCGACCTTCCATCCAAACGGCTCGTTCGTATTGCGGTGCCTCCACGCCGAAGTGTCGGTCCCATTGAAGAGAACGATGGCCCCCGGCGGCAACTGTGCGGGCTGAGGCGTTCCGAACGACATGGCGGCAAGCGCCGTGGACAACCATGCAGACATGGCCCATTTTAGCGAGTGCGCAGGGGGATTGTCTCGTGTAAAGCCACAGGCGCCTGACTTTCGTAACTACCAGGACGCCCGTTTCCAGACCGGCGACTGAAGCAGCCAGGTTTCCAGAGCCTTCCCGATGGTGCCGAGCGAGTTCGCCGAGCACTTGTCGGGAGTATCGGCCGTCGAATGCCACCACGAGTGGTTCGGGCCGTAGTCGAAGTCGATGAGGTCCATCGTCGGCACCCCGGCCTCGATCAGCGGGAGGTGGTCATCCTCGATCGTCGGTCCCCAACGGCTTGGAAACGCCGCCGAGAATCCTGCATTCCGCACCACGCGATAAAACGTTTGAACGAGGTCGGTCGCGTTGTTGTAGCTGTTCGGCTCGACTGGAACCGCAAGGTCCCTGTCCCCGATCATGTCGAGCAGAATTCCGTAGTGTGGCTTCGGGTTTGGCAAGTTCTTGGCAAAGTACTTGGCGCCGATGAACATCTCCTCAAGCTCGGGTCCGAGGTCCTCGCCGTCGGTCATCAGAAAGAGAACTCCAAGGTCCTTGGGCAACCGATCCTTCATCGCCCTCGCCAGTTCCAGCAGCACGGCGACACCGCTCGCACCATCGTTCGCGCCAAGGATCGGCTTCTTTTGGTTCGCTTCGACGGCGTCATAGGGGGCGTGCGGCCGAGTGTCCCAGTGCGCCAGCAAAACGACTCGCACCTTGGCGTCCTTCCAATTCTGCTCGCCGAGGATGTTCCACATCGTGTAGGTCTTCCCGTCTTCGGACCATTTGTGGGTCAGCTCCTGCAGGCGCACGTTACCACACGACTTCTTGAGTTCGTCCTGAATGAAGTCGCGGCACTTCTTGTGCTGCTCGGTTCCGGGCACGCGCGGGCCGAAATCGCACTGTTTGATCAGGTGGTCCCAAGCCTTCTTCTGATCGAAGGCATAGTCGATCTTGGGTTTGGGGGGAGCCTGTCCGGCGGGGAAATTGAACTCGGACTCCGTTGAAAACTCGCCTGATGGCTGGCCAGGGGCGGGCGTGATGCCTTTCGACGAGGCAGGCGTGGCGCCGCAGGCAGCACCCAGAAAGACCGCAGCCGCTAGAACGAGGACGACTGAGCCACCCAACGCGGCTTCGTATCGGCGGCTTTCTTTCCTGCGGCCGCCTTCTCGACGGTCATGTCCGCGACGGTTGAGACGATCTTTTGCTCGTTCCATATTTTGAAATAACCGTACCCGCCGCGAGCGAGCCCGATGGGCATCGCGACCTGATAGTTTTTGAGGTCGTCCAGGCGCTGTCCGCTCGCCGTGATCGACTTCACGCGCTGGTTGGCCGCCCCTTCGGGGTTGAATACGACCTCAAAGCCCGAAATCTGGAGGAACCCCCAGTAGGGCTGAGGATAGAGCGACAGCGAACGCTCGAACGCCTGCCGAACCTGGCTGCCCGTGAGCGAAACGATCACAACGCCGTCGGTGGGATAGACCAAAAGCTTGGAAAGATCATCGGCTTGGTGCTTTTTGGGGTCGAGCATCGCCGCCGCGATGAACGCGCCATCCGCGCCTGCAACCTCCCGCAAGATGTCCGCGACATTCTGGCCGGGACCGTAGGCATCCGATTCCGGCCCCTTGCCCTGGCTTCCAGAAACAGCCTGCCCCAAGCCGATCGCCGAAGCGATCAGCAGGATCAAGAGGGCACAAACGCGGGCTTTCAATGTCGTTTCTCCGAGACAGACTCCTAGCATGATACGCTTTCCTGACCCCAAAGTTACGCCACAAGCGGGACCATTAGCGGTCAATTCTCCGCCAAGGACTGCCACAGATTCAGGCCAAGTCCCCGGCTGTTTCCGACCATTCCGCCAGGATTCGCCGGACTAGGCCGCGCGCTTCGCGCCGAACCCGAACACGCCGAGGAACCTGTCGGCCAGGCTCGTCTTCTGAGCGGGCGCCTGGCTTGCGGTTCCCGCCACGGCGGCGGCGAGGCGCGCCACGTCGCGAGAGGCCGCGCCGGTCGGGTTCGCCAGCGCAAAAGGCTTTCTCTGCCGTGTGCAGGCGGCGGCCTGAGGGTCCATCCGCACGAAGCCCGCCATGTCGAACGACTTGCCCAAAAATTGGTTCGCGATGGAGTAAAGCTTGGCGTATACCGATCGGGCCTCCGATTCGTCCGTCGCCAAGTTCACGATCACTCGGACCTTCGCGTTCGGCGTATGGCCCCAGAGAACCTTCGCGGTGGCATAGGCGTCCACCATGCTGCTCGGGTCTGGTGTGACCACCAGCAAGACCTCGTCTGCGGCCTGCAGAAAGGCCATGACATTCTGGTCGATCCCGGCGCCGGTGTCGAAGATCAAGAAGTCCGTCTGAGCTTCAAGATCGCTGAGCTCGCTCAAGAAGGTGTTGAGGTGCCGTTGGTCCAGGTTGACCAAGGACTCGACGCCCGAGCCTCCCGCGATGAATTTGACGCCGGCTGGGCCTTCCGCCATGGATTCGATGAGCCGCACCTGCCCTGCGAGCACCTGCTCCAGGGTGTGGGCAGGCTTCGTGCCAAGCATGACGTCGAGGTTCGCAAGGCCGAGGTCCGCGTCGAAGAGTACGACGCGCTTCCCCGACTGAGAAAGCGTGATGCCGAGGTTCGTGGAGATGCTGGTCTTGCCGACGCCGCCCTTGCCGCTCGTAATCGCAATCGTTTTCATGCGGCCTCCCTTCGGCCAAACAGTCGCGACCAGAACGACCGCGACGGCTGAATGACGTTGGTGGACTGTTCGAGCAGGGCATCGCGATCGTAGGCCGCCGAACTCCCAGCCTGGGTGGAAACCTGCCAGGTACAGGAGGCCAGGGCCTGGGCCACTTGTACGGCTGCAGCGAACCTGTCGGGGTTTGAAGGGTCGCATCGCTCCATCGTCTCTCGGAGCTTTTGGGGCAGCGCCTCAAGGAGCGCGGCGGCCTGGCTGCCGCTCGAAAGCCCGGTCAGGCACTCCCGCAGCAGCGACCCTAGCGCCGCCACCTCGACCATCTCGTCGCCTTCGACGCTGGGAGCGCCCCAGAACGGGGCCAGAAGCGGCCCGTTCGCTGTGACTAGAATGTTGCTGGCGTGGATCAACCCGCAGCCGCTTGTGGCGCGGAGAAGCTGATCGCTGACCTCCGCCATGCGGGCGACGATCTGGGCGGACTCCACGGCTGACCGGGGGCCGCGCGTGCGGATCATCAAGCCCAGGTTCTCGCCCTCAAGGCGCGGCATCACAACCCACCCAAACCCGTTGAACTCAAAGAAATCGTAGACCTCCGCGATCCAGTCCGACGAGACGGAAGCGAGCTTCTTGGCGCGTCGGAGGACCTCTGCGGTCTCCATATCGCCGATCAGTGTGACGGCGCGGCTCAGGACGCTGTCGACGGCGTCGTACTGCACGCTCGTGCCGATCTGCCGTCGGCGCTTGACGTTCTCGAACCGCTCGGGCAGCGGCGTCTCAATGGGCGTTGCCTCAGGCTCGACGCTCAGGCCGTAGGCCTTGGCGATCGCCTCGCGGAGCGACGACTCTGTCGCGACGGCAAGCTTGATGCGGTGCCCAGAGAGCATCGTCGCCACATCGGTGCCATAAACGTCCAGCGGGTCGCAGATCGCGCAAAACATGACGCCTTCGGTGGCGGAAACCGGAAGAACCATGTGTCTCATCGCCATCTCGGGCGAAATGCACTGAAGGGCTTCGGACATCGGTTCGAGCGTCGCGGCGTCGACGAACGCGTAACCGTATTGGTCGGCGAGCGCTTCGGCAATTTCAAATTCAGTCACGAACCCGCGTTCAACCAGGATTTCGCCCAACCGCCGTCGGCAGGTCTGCTGCGCCGCGAGGGCTACCTGAAGTTGAAGGTTCGTGATCGAGCCGCGCTCAATGAGCAGCTCGCCCAGCTTGGTGTAGAGACCGATCATGCACAAGTTCTCCTAAGGGTATGTTCGGAGGCCCAAACCCGAATCAACAGGCCGGCCTTCCCAGCTGAAAACGGGATCGAATGTGCCCCACAGCCCTATTCCGCATCGCCGGACACTTTGTGCCCGGCAATTGCGCCTATGGAGGCCAGTGCCTGCGCAAGCGCCATCGCCAAAGGCGTATAACAGGAACGATGTACACGCCGTACGACTGGCAGGAAGCGATCGGGCATCGAGCGCAGTTCATTGAAAGCAAGCTCGCGCTAGGAACCCCGGTGATCGCCGCTTCGTGCGATGCCGGCGTGCTGATGTTCACGCTTCGCAGGCAGTCGAGGAAGGTCTTCGAGGTGTATGACCGGCTCATCATGGGCGCCATCGGACAGCAATCCGACATCGAGGCGGTCCGACTCGCAGCCATAGACTTCTGCCATCGAGAAGGCTACGCGCACAGTGAAGAGGATGTGACCTTGCACCGCCTGATGAACGCGATCAGCGCTCCGATCAAGCGGGCTTTTGCAGACTTTTCCTCCGCGCCGATCGTGGCCTCGAGCCTGTTTGGCGAGGTCGGGACGGCGCCTGAAGACGATCAGTTCGCCGTGATGGATTACGACGGCGACTATCGGACCAGCAAAGTCAGCGCGTTCGTCGCGGCAGACCCGAACCTGTCGGATTCCCTTCACAAGAAGCTCTCGGCTCTGGAGCTTGCCGGCAAGACCCCGGAGGAGGGAATTGCCATGCTGCAGAGCATTTGGGAGAGCGCCCTAAAGGAAACGGCCTCAAGGATCGACGGCTATGAGCCGGAAGAAGGCCTAAGGCCGGAAGGAGCCATCTTGCTGCGTAAGCCGATGGGAGAATCCCGATACCGGCACGTGAGCGACAACCTTGGTGAGTGAGGAATCCTGCCTCCTCTATGAGCATACAATTGAACCCTCCACCATGCTGTTACCACACGCCGAAGTGGCCGAGATACCGGAAGCCAAAGTGCGCCATTACCTCTTGAGTAAAGAGCACAAGGACGGAAGAAGCAAAGCGCTCTTTTTCGAGCAATTTGGATTCAAATCTGATATGTGGATGGTTTTGCTCGCGGCGCTCAAGGAGCATGCTCGGGTGCACGAAGTCTCGAAGATCGAGACAACACCCTTCGGGACCAAGTACACCATTGACGGTGTCCTGAATACTCCGACCGGCGACATGCCGAACGTGAGGGTCGTGTGGTTCGTCGAAAGAGATGAGGAGATACCGAGGCTGGTGACGGCGCATCCGCTCGCTCGAAAGCCGCAGACGGAATAGACTAAGATAGGAGGAGCCATGTCGAAAGGTCATCGAATTAAGGAGTTGGATCGGGTGGTGCTGACCAAAGCACTGCCCGAACACGGCTTGGTGGCAGGCGACGTGGGGACTGTCGTGCTCATCCATCGGGGCAGCGCTGGCTACGAGGTCGAGTTCGTTGCGCTTGACGGAGAGACAGTCGCGGTGGCAACCGTATCGGCGAGCCAGGTCCGATCGATCTTGCCGAAGGAGCTCTCGCATGCCCGAAGCTATGTGGGCGCTTCAGGTTAATGTTGGCGCATAAAGTTCGTGGCTGATCTTGCCGACGGCGAACATCACCTATGGGGCAAGGCCTTGGGCTGCCGGACAGCCCGAGCCGTTGGGACAACGTTGCCAAAGAATACTGAACAACCTCAGAGTATGGAGAGTCTCGATGGCCGAGAATGCAGAGGTAATGGCGTGAGACTGCGTATGAGTCACCGGGCCGAGGTGTGGCTCTTATTGGCCTGCGCCATCGGCATTCTTGGTCTCAGCCTTCCTGACCTGGTTGGCGGACGTGTCGATTCTGGGGTAAGAGGACTTCTAACCTGTGCAATCGTTTTGCTGCTCTTCTGGTCCAAGCTTTCCCAGAAGAAAACCTGATCGGTCTCAGCCTGAAGTCTAGCGCCAACTGCATCTTGTCAATCGTTTCTCGCCTCTCGCCTCAGAGGATATACCGGCTCAAATCGACGTCCTGGGATAGCTTCGCCAGCCGCTCGCGAACCTTCGCGTCGTCGATCTCCACCTTCTTCGCCGCGCCCTCGGGAGCGTCGAACATCAGGTCCTCCAGCAGCCGCTCCATGACGGTGTGAAGCCGCCGCGCCCCGATGTTCTCGGTCTTGCTGTTCACCTCCACTGCGATCCGCGCGATCTCATCGAGGGCCTTCTCCGTGAACGTCAGCGAGACCCCGTCGGCCTTCAACAGCTTCGAATATTGGGTGGTCAGGGCGTTCTGCGGCTCGCGCAGGATCCGCCGGAAATCGTCTTCCGTGAGGTTCTCAAGCTCCACACGGATCGGCAGCCGGCCCTGCAATTCCGGGATCAAGTCGCTTGGCTTGCTCATGTGGAACGCCCCGGCGCAGATGAACAAGATGTGGTCCGTCCGCACCGGCCCAAACTTGCTGGCCACCGTCGAACCTTCGATGATCGGCAGCATGTCGCGCTGCACGCCCTCGCGGCTCACATCCGGCCCCGATCCGCCCGACTTCCCCGCCACCTTGTCAATCTCGTCGATGAACACGATGCCTGTCTGCTCGGCGCGCTGCACGGCCTCCCGATGCACGCCCTGCCGGTCCACCATCTTCTGGGCTTCCTGCTGGAACAAAACCTCCTTGGCTTCGGCGACCGTCACCTTTCGAGTCGAACGGCGCGACTGGAAAGGACTCGACATCCCTCCCACATCCAGGCCCATCTCCTCCAGCCCTTGCGGACTGAACACCTGCACAAACGGGCTGCTCGGCTCCTCGACCTCCACCTCGACGACCTTGTCATCAAGCGCCTTGCCCTGAAGCTGCTTGAGCAGCCGCTTACGAAGCGCGGCTCTACGCTTTTCGGCTTCCTCATAGCTTTCGGAATCGACTTCCTCATCCTCTTCCGGATAGTCGTCCTGCATCTTGGAGCCAAAGATGGCGAAGGCCTGCTTGACGATCGGGTTGTCCAGCTCCGCCGGACGCTTGCGCTTCTTTGGCCGATCGGGAGAGGCGTCCACCAGCAGGTCGGCAAGCGTCTCAAGAGCACGGCGCTCGGCTTCGGGGCGGATCGCCTCGATCTTCTCTCGTTCAACGAGCCTTACCGCTGCTGCGGCAAGGTCGCGAATCATGGATTCCACATCGCGGCCTACATAGCCGACCTCGGTGAACTTGGTGGCCTCGACCTTGACGAATGGCGCGCGCGCGAGCTGGGCAAGGCGCCGGGCGATTTCGGTCTTTCCGACGCCCGTGGGGCCGATCATCAGGATGTTTTTGGGCAGAATATCCTCCCGTTCTTCCTGGGGGAGCTGCTGGCGACGGTAGCGATTGCGCAGGGCGACTGCCACGGCACGCTTGGCGGCATCTTGCCCGACGATGTACTTGTCGAGGGCCGCGACAATCTGCCTTGGGGTCAGGTCTTCAATGGGGAGCGACATGAGGTGTGGGTGAAGACTCAGAACAACTCTCACCACTCTTGCGATTCTCACAAAATCGCCCTAAAGATCTCTCTCCAACCTGCCGTCATTTACTGATGTAGGAGCACTCCGCTCAAACAGAAACAGGGCACGACGGGGGTAACCCCGCTCACGCAAAGCCTAGGGTCTCTGGAGCCTTGTGAGGATTGTGAGAGTGGTGAGAATCGTGAGAATCGTCCGGAACTCCGGAATCAACTCTCACCAATCTCACCAGATTCACCCTTCTCACCGTTCCGAGAAAGCCGGGTTGCCTGTCTGAGATCGTGGGCTGCCGTGGAGCAAGCCATGCGCATATCAGACGCCGAAGTACAACGTATCCTGCAAAAGCAGGCCTCTCTCGTTGCCGACATCGACTCGATCGCCGACGGGATCGACGAACCCACCTATGAGATCGACCCCCAGTTCGTGAAGGAGCTGGCGCGCCGCGTCAACGAGATGCCGGACCGAGAAGACTTCATCACCGAACTGAAAGCCCGGATCGACGCTGGGACCTATAACCCCACTGCGGACGAAATCGCCGAAGCGATGATCCGAAGGACGATTGCGGATCGGGTGCGGTGACGGGTGCTCAGGTGCTCAGGTGTTCAGGTGTTCGGAAGCTGAGTTTAAGGGCTCTATCCTGAAAACCTGAAAACCCGAACACCACAGCACCAACAGACTTACACAATCAGTTCTTTCGTCAGCGAGGAATTGACGACGCCCACGTACCAGCTTCCCTTTTCCTCATTCGGCGATTCGTGCCAATCGTAGAGGTAGCCCGTCACAAGGTCATCCGATTGCAGCGCGTCGGAGAGTTGGAGCCGGGGGACCCACACCTCCTTCAGCACCGGATAGAACTCCGAGGGCATCGGCCCGAGCATGAGGCGGTAATCATCGGTCACATCCACGACCACGATCCGCGCGAGATTCCATTCCCAGAGGTTTCCGTCGATTGCATCCATGGTCCACGTCCTGTGTTCCAGTAGAGGGGACGGATGGAATCGCGAATTGGATTTATGGGTTCGGGCCAATGGGGCGGCCAGTTGTCCACAAATGAGGCTCATCGGCTCATTTTCGTAGAGCTTTCAACACCAGTCCGGCGCCTATGCTTCCGAGGATCACTACCCCCGAGTAGAAGATCACCCAAATCACGTATCCGCCGGAAACTCGGCCATGTCCCGCCGCATTCAATCCGAAGACGATGAGAAGCACCGCAAGAGATGTCAGCGCGAAGCCAGTGATTCCTGATCGCCACCTTCCTGATGTGCCGGACCCCATCAAATTTGATTATGAAATCTATGGAGCCTTGCACCACTTCCGTCAAGGATCTACCAATCTCCCCTCCACAATCCTCAGAACCCGGTCGGCGGCGGAGAGCATCGACTCGTCGTGCGTCACCATCACCAGCGACCCCTCACCCCGGTGCTCGTTCAGGAGCGCCACGACCTGTTCCCCGGTCTTGTGGTCGAGGGCGGCGGTGGGCTCGTCGGCGAAAATCACCTTGGGGTCCCCCAGAAGCGCCCTCGCCACACAGACCCTTTGACGCTCGCCGACGCTGAGCTCGTGGGGCAGCCGGTGTGCTTTCCCGCCCAAGCCAAGGACTTCGAGGAGTTCACGCGCCCGTTCCTCTGGTGAATTCGCCGCCACGGAGCGCCCAGACACCCCCTCGGCATCCGCTGCGCTACCCTGCGACCTCTGCGAGAACTCCGCCTGCGCCGGTACGAAACCCCGATTCATCGGGGCAGGCCCGGCGGCTACGGCCCTCCCCTTTGGAGGGGACGCCAACACGACGTTCTCAAGCGCACTCAAGTAACCCAGCAAGAACGGCTGCTGAAATACGAAGCCAAACTCCCTCAGCCTCAAGCGGCTTCGCTCGACCTCCGGCATAGCTGCCAGGCATTGCCCGTCGTAGGTGATCCTCCCGGAGGTTGGCGTCTTGAGCCCACTGAGCAGGTAGAGAAGCGAAGACTTTCCAGAGCCTGAGGGTCCAAGGATGCCGACGAACTCCTTGCTCTCGATCTGAAGATCCAGATCGCGGCAGGCGAAGACCTCCCGCCCGTGATCCTCGTACCGAAGGCTGGCCCTCTCCGATAGGATCAAACGAGCCTCCTTTCAACGATGGCCACCGGGTCGAACTTGCGAAACCGAAGGAACACCGTCGTGGTTCCCGCCAGCAACACGGCAACAGGGACGGGGATCGTGTATATAAAGGCGCCCTGGTTCAGCACATCCAGCGCATAGGCATTGGGGTCCATCACGACAGCCTTGATCGCGTTGAGCATCCCGTACGCGCCAAGAACACCCAGCACCCAACCTCCCAGCATCACCCACAGGGTCTCGCGAAACATCCGGCTCAAGAGCTGCCTCCGGGTGTAGCCAATGGCTTGCAGCAACCCAAACTCCACCAGCCGCTGCGACTGGTAGATGTTCATCAGCATTGCCATCATCACCGTAATCACGAGCACCAAGATCCCGATAACGAGGTCGAGGATCTTGTAGAGCGTGTTGAACATCTCGCGGGTGTCCTTCTCCAGAAGATGATAGGCGTAGAGCTGCACCCGCTCGCCCTTGAAGGCCCGTTCCGCCCAGCGGTCGAGCTTCTCCTGGTCTACACGATTGCCCGCGAACACAAGGAGGTACTCAAGGGGCGGGAGGTGGTTGAGCTGGAGGTAGGTGGTGTCGGCGAGCATGACCCAGCTTTGAGTTTTCGCGATGCCGACCACCTTGACCGCATACGGCGAATAGCGCTCCCTCTCGGTGGGGCTCAAGAGAGCGTCTCCGATCTTGAGCTTGAGGTTGGTTGCCACCGGCTCGCTGATCACGCACTCGGGCATGCCGGCTTCCGGGTACCGCCCCTTGAGCTCGGTCATCCCCACCCTTTCGAGGTAGTAGCGAAGGTCGTCGGGAGCCAAACCCAGTACGGCAAAGGGCCACTTGCCCACGATGCTCTTGACCACAGCGCTGGTGGCCCTGCAGGTCAGAACTCGATCGATGGGTACCGGCGCGTGCGTCTCAATTCCCCTCCGGATCTTGGGAAGAGAGGTAACGTCGCCGCGCGTACTCACGGCCAGCATGAATTTGGAGTAGCTGTAGGTGGTTCGGATGGAGAGCGGGATGGAATCCATCATCGCGACGATCCCCGCGATCAGCAGCACCGCGAGCAAGATAACGGCGACCAGGGGAACCGTCCGGCCCCAATTTCGAAAGAGATAGGTGCTCGGCGCAAGCGGTTTGGAGGTGATGCGTCGGGCGGACATAGATTCAAGAGAGTACTACGGCAGCAGGATGCCAGATGTGCGTTATTACGCGTGGCCGCAGGTCTTTAGCCTGCGAACAGGACGCCAAGAGGTGCGTGCGCCACATCGGCCGGGAATCATCGAACGCAAGTTTTGGACCTGAGGTTACGACTTTCTTCGATACCGCAAGAACAACTCATCCCCGACTCGGCACTCCGAAATCAGTTCGAAGTTCTGTAGATGCCCGCGCGGCAAAGGCTCGCCTCCCGCATACGTCGGGGT is a window of Armatimonadota bacterium DNA encoding:
- a CDS encoding DUF4926 domain-containing protein, with product MSKGHRIKELDRVVLTKALPEHGLVAGDVGTVVLIHRGSAGYEVEFVALDGETVAVATVSASQVRSILPKELSHARSYVGASG
- a CDS encoding 5'-nucleotidase C-terminal domain-containing protein, whose amino-acid sequence is MKARVCALLILLIASAIGLGQAVSGSQGKGPESDAYGPGQNVADILREVAGADGAFIAAAMLDPKKHQADDLSKLLVYPTDGVVIVSLTGSQVRQAFERSLSLYPQPYWGFLQISGFEVVFNPEGAANQRVKSITASGQRLDDLKNYQVAMPIGLARGGYGYFKIWNEQKIVSTVADMTVEKAAAGKKAADTKPRWVAQSSSF
- a CDS encoding DUF1080 domain-containing protein; the protein is MSAWLSTALAAMSFGTPQPAQLPPGAIVLFNGTDTSAWRHRNTNEPFGWKVENGEMIVTAGKPDIMTKQEFGDFRLHLEFWLPLMADAKDQGRANSGVYSQGRYEIQILDNWNNKTYANGGIGAIYGQKDPDKDAIVPPEWWNTYDIVFRSARLDSAGKLLEKPRISVWHNGIRIHNNVEIQKSTTAGIEGPWVDKGPILIQNHGNPIHFRNIWIVPTSD
- a CDS encoding M28 family peptidase is translated as MGGSVVLVLAAAVFLGAACGATPASSKGITPAPGQPSGEFSTESEFNFPAGQAPPKPKIDYAFDQKKAWDHLIKQCDFGPRVPGTEQHKKCRDFIQDELKKSCGNVRLQELTHKWSEDGKTYTMWNILGEQNWKDAKVRVVLLAHWDTRPHAPYDAVEANQKKPILGANDGASGVAVLLELARAMKDRLPKDLGVLFLMTDGEDLGPELEEMFIGAKYFAKNLPNPKPHYGILLDMIGDRDLAVPVEPNSYNNATDLVQTFYRVVRNAGFSAAFPSRWGPTIEDDHLPLIEAGVPTMDLIDFDYGPNHSWWHSTADTPDKCSANSLGTIGKALETWLLQSPVWKRASW
- a CDS encoding MinD/ParA family protein, with protein sequence MKTIAITSGKGGVGKTSISTNLGITLSQSGKRVVLFDADLGLANLDVMLGTKPAHTLEQVLAGQVRLIESMAEGPAGVKFIAGGSGVESLVNLDQRHLNTFLSELSDLEAQTDFLIFDTGAGIDQNVMAFLQAADEVLLVVTPDPSSMVDAYATAKVLWGHTPNAKVRVIVNLATDESEARSVYAKLYSIANQFLGKSFDMAGFVRMDPQAAACTRQRKPFALANPTGAASRDVARLAAAVAGTASQAPAQKTSLADRFLGVFGFGAKRAA
- a CDS encoding flagellar biosynthesis anti-sigma factor FlgM gives rise to the protein MRISDAEVQRILQKQASLVADIDSIADGIDEPTYEIDPQFVKELARRVNEMPDREDFITELKARIDAGTYNPTADEIAEAMIRRTIADRVR
- a CDS encoding ABC transporter permease — encoded protein: MSARRITSKPLAPSTYLFRNWGRTVPLVAVILLAVLLIAGIVAMMDSIPLSIRTTYSYSKFMLAVSTRGDVTSLPKIRRGIETHAPVPIDRVLTCRATSAVVKSIVGKWPFAVLGLAPDDLRYYLERVGMTELKGRYPEAGMPECVISEPVATNLKLKIGDALLSPTERERYSPYAVKVVGIAKTQSWVMLADTTYLQLNHLPPLEYLLVFAGNRVDQEKLDRWAERAFKGERVQLYAYHLLEKDTREMFNTLYKILDLVIGILVLVITVMMAMLMNIYQSQRLVEFGLLQAIGYTRRQLLSRMFRETLWVMLGGWVLGVLGAYGMLNAIKAVVMDPNAYALDVLNQGAFIYTIPVPVAVLLAGTTTVFLRFRKFDPVAIVERRLV
- the hslU gene encoding ATP-dependent protease ATPase subunit HslU, encoding MSLPIEDLTPRQIVAALDKYIVGQDAAKRAVAVALRNRYRRQQLPQEEREDILPKNILMIGPTGVGKTEIARRLAQLARAPFVKVEATKFTEVGYVGRDVESMIRDLAAAAVRLVEREKIEAIRPEAERRALETLADLLVDASPDRPKKRKRPAELDNPIVKQAFAIFGSKMQDDYPEEDEEVDSESYEEAEKRRAALRKRLLKQLQGKALDDKVVEVEVEEPSSPFVQVFSPQGLEEMGLDVGGMSSPFQSRRSTRKVTVAEAKEVLFQQEAQKMVDRQGVHREAVQRAEQTGIVFIDEIDKVAGKSGGSGPDVSREGVQRDMLPIIEGSTVASKFGPVRTDHILFICAGAFHMSKPSDLIPELQGRLPIRVELENLTEDDFRRILREPQNALTTQYSKLLKADGVSLTFTEKALDEIARIAVEVNSKTENIGARRLHTVMERLLEDLMFDAPEGAAKKVEIDDAKVRERLAKLSQDVDLSRYIL
- a CDS encoding ATP-binding cassette domain-containing protein, which translates into the protein MILSERASLRYEDHGREVFACRDLDLQIESKEFVGILGPSGSGKSSLLYLLSGLKTPTSGRITYDGQCLAAMPEVERSRLRLREFGFVFQQPFLLGYLSALENVVLASPPKGRAVAAGPAPMNRGFVPAQAEFSQRSQGSAADAEGVSGRSVAANSPEERARELLEVLGLGGKAHRLPHELSVGERQRVCVARALLGDPKVIFADEPTAALDHKTGEQVVALLNEHRGEGSLVMVTHDESMLSAADRVLRIVEGRLVDP